In one Ananas comosus cultivar F153 linkage group 12, ASM154086v1, whole genome shotgun sequence genomic region, the following are encoded:
- the LOC109718032 gene encoding uncharacterized protein LOC109718032, with protein sequence MTKFVGWYVKIAAVSALVGASMELFMIHTGFYDKVVVLEAEKRALESTPEAQAMREALNPWRKHDEEAGRKSSS encoded by the exons ATGACGAAGTTCGTGGGATGGTACGTGAAGATCGCGGCGGTGTCGGCGCTGGTGGGAGCTTCCATGGAGCTCTTCATGATCCACACCGGATTCT ATGATAAGGTGGTTGTTCTCGAGGCGGAAAAGAGAGCGTTGGAGAGCACCCCAGAAGCTCAAGCTATGAGAGAAGCCCTAAACCCATGGAGAAAACACGACGAAGAAGCTGGGAGAAAATCCTCTTCGTAG
- the LOC109718171 gene encoding uncharacterized protein LOC109718171, which yields MSSQLFPFFFFQMISLFSVGLLVSLGDLFVSSAIHLVYGFYIFSSAVAADLSQALSEFAKPTSINAAASAVRELMEKSKKKETTPLDGRSLPPIVLVHGIFGFGKGRLGGLSYFAGAEKKDEHVLVPDLGSLTSIHDRARELFYYLKGGRVDYGEEHSRICRHSQFGRVYDRGHYPQWDEHHPIHFVGHSAGAQVARLLQQMLADKAFAGYDDTSEDWVFSVTSLSGALNGTTRTYLDGMQPTDGRSMKSICLLQLCRVGVIFYDWLDFRWLKNYYDFGFDHFEMGWRKQGISGLIDLLLGNSGPFASGDWILPDLTIQGSLKLNSNLHTFPNTFYFSYATKRTRKIMGMTVPSSVLGIHPLLFIRVLQMCQWRYPSDAPPPYIGYRDRDWEDNDGALNTISMTHPRIPIEHPSHFVIDDSDCRPLQPGVWYYKILEADHILFIINRERAGVQFDLIYDSIFQNCRKHVLRTTSQPTLPNQISS from the exons aTGAGCTCtcaactttttcctttttttttctttcagatGATTAGTCTCTTCTCAGTGGGATTACTTGTGAGCCTCGGCGATCTCTTCGTGAGCTCCGCGATCCATCTCGTATATGGTTTCTACATATTCAGCTCCGCCGTGGCCGCCGATCTCTCGCAGGCCCTTTCCGAGTTCGCCAAACCTACTAGTATTAATGCGGCAGCGTCGGCGGTACGAGAGTTGATGGAGAAGAGTAAGAAGAAGGAAACAACACCTCTAGATGGGCGTTCACTGCCACCGATTGTGTTGGTTCATGGCATCTTTGGATTCGGCAAGGGg CGGCTCGGCGGGTTGTCGTACTTCGCGGGGGCGGAGAAGAAGGACGAGCACGTCCTCGTGCCCGACTTAGGCTCCTTAACCAGCATCCATGATAG GGCGCGTGAATTGTTCTATTATTTGAAAGGAGGGCGAGTCGACTACGGGGAAGAGCATAGCAGGATTTGCAGGCACTCGCAGTTTGGGAGAGTCTACGATCGCG GGCACTACCCGCAGTGGGATGAGCACCACCCCATTCATTTCGTCGGACACTCGGCGGGGGCGCAGGTCGCACGGTTGCTGCAGCAAATGCTCGCTGACAAA GCCTTCGCGGGCTATGACGACACCTCCGAGGACTGGGTCTTCAGTGTAACTTCCTTGTCCGGCGCTCTCAACGGGACCACGAGAACCTACCTCGACGGAATGCA GCCGACAGATGGGAGGTCCATGAAATCAATTTGCCTGCTGCAACTCTGTCGCGTAGGAGTCATCTTCTATGACTGGCTTGACTTCAGATGGCTTAAGAACTACTATGATTTCGGGTTTGATCACTTTGAGATGGGATGGAGAAAGCAAGGAATTTCGGGGCTTATCGATCTGCTTTTGGGGAATTCGGGTCCATTTGCATCCGGTGATTGGATCTTGCCGGACCTCACAATCCAAGGCTCTCTCAAATTGAACTCCAATCTTCATACATTTCCTAACACATTCTACTTCAGCTATGCAACTAAGAGAACAAGAAAGATAATGGGCATGACGGTGCCGTCGAGTGTGCTCGGAATCCACCCTCTGCTCTTCATTCGAGTCTTGCAAATGTGCCAATGGCGGTACCCATCGGATGCGCCGCCGCCATACATAGGGTACAG GGATCGAGATTGGGAAGACAATGATGGAGCGTTGAACACAATTTCCATGACCCACCCACGCATACCGATAGAGCACCCGAGCCATTTCGTCATCGACGACTCAGATTGCCGTCCACTACAACCAGGCGTCTG GTATTATAAGATTTTGGAAGCGGACCATATCCTTTTCATTATTAACCGGGAGAGAGCGGGAGTACAATTTGATCTCATATATGATAGCATCTTCCAGAATTGCAGGAAGCATGTTTTGAGAACAACTTCCCAGCCGACGCTGCCGAATCAGATCAGCTCATAG